One genomic segment of Helianthus annuus cultivar XRQ/B chromosome 14, HanXRQr2.0-SUNRISE, whole genome shotgun sequence includes these proteins:
- the LOC110907518 gene encoding uncharacterized protein LOC110907518: protein MDRNYWMYEIRRTDPRFVTNMKLFLKIAQEDRVKKGNELVPCPCMECKNFTDFKDIRDIEYHLLRNGFMFNYTCWSKHGESFPNRSTTSINLGSNYNDENNASHIRDDSDNLNEVNDNLNDMRNDLEANADDNDLEKLQQLFADEEKPLYVGCTKFSKLSAVLKLFNLKTNYNWSDKSFTCLLELLHDMLPIDNELPISVYQAKKLICPMELEVERIHACPNDCMLYRNQYEKAHTCVTCGESRYKRKNETNDYDDDVTKNGPPAKLLWYFPIIPRLKRLFANPKESKLLRWHSEERKDDGKLRHVADSPQWRNFDYDYPDFGNEVRNIRFGLSSDGINPFGNMSSRHSTWPVLLCIYNLPPWLCMKRKYIMMSLLIQGPKQPGNDIDVYLSPLIDDLKTLWSSGVDMYDAYEKTNFKLRAMIFCTISDFPAYANLSGYSTKGKLACPVCENETSSIRLKHCKKTVYMGHRRFLPRDHHYRRLTEEFDGNEELQRARKVFDAFSRVENMNTVLGKRSRTETRDNWKKRSIFWDLPYWKSLEVRHCLDVMHIEKNVCDSLLGLLLNIPGKTKDGINVRKDMEEMGIRKDLAPVERAKSIYLPPACYTMSREEKRKFCQCLHDIKVPSSYSANIKRLVSMKECKLLGMKSHDCHVLMTHMIPIAIRGLLPKEVRHTITKLCLFFNMIHSKVIDPEMLDSWEKDIYITLCELEMYFPPSFFDIMVHLVSHVVKEIKSCGPVFLRYMYPFERYMGVLKGYVRNTNRPEGSIVQGYTSEEATEFCTGYLEGVKSIGVPKSRHSGRLAGVGGVGKRLITPPSDEIKIAHFTVLQHMTCIAPYINEHKSILRSTHLRKSDNWYTKQHNEGFCDWLKKKVEEIYGEPNVDKTVEKLGMGPDFRVISYQGYDINGYTFYTKKQDDKSATQNSGVTQIASSTKGDKMIIAKESYYGVIQEIWELSYDSFTIPLFRCKWVNNRTGVKVDEHGFTLVDLTTDGYKSEPFILATQATQVFFVKDPCNPRYHIVLQGKRRILGVDDVDDEEEYNQFDELPPFSVGIQQGNDYITVGTSYLRRSDHDDGISIEKPTQTKKSKGKQ from the exons ATGGATCGTAACTATTGGATGTATGAAATTAGGCGTACTGACCCAAGATTTGTGACCAACATGAAACTTTTTCTTAAGATTGCTCAAGAGGATCGTGTGAAAAAAGGAAACGAACTTGTTCCATGTCCTTGTATGGAATGTAAAAATTTTACCGACTTCAAAGATATACGAGACATCGAGTATCATTTGTTGAGAAATGGATTTATGTTTAATTATACTTGTTGGTCAAAACACGGGGAGTCATTTCCTAATCGTAGCACAACCTCAATAAATTTAGGCTCTAATTATAATGATGAGAACAACGCTTCGCATATTAGAGATGACAGTGATAATTTAAACGAGGTCAACGATAATTTAAATGACATGCGCAATGATTTGGAAGCTAATGCTGATGACAATGATCTAGAAAAACTACAACAATTATTTGCCGACGAAGAAAAACCGTTATATGTTGGTTGTACAAAATTTTCTAAGCTTAGCGCTGTGTTAAAACTCTTTAACTTAAAGACAAACTACAATTGGAGCGATAAGAGTTTTACATGTCTATTGGAGTTATTGCACGATATGCTACCCATAGACAACGAGCTACCCATATCTGTGTACCAAGCTAAGAAATTGATTTGTCCAATGGAATTAGAGGTGGAAAGAATACATGCATGTCCCAATGATTGTATGTTGTATAGAAATCAGTACGAGAAAGCtcatacgtgtgttacatgcggTGAATCGAGGTACAAACGTAAAAATGAAACTAATGATTATGACGACGATGTGACGAAAAACGGGCCTCCAGCTAAATTATTATGGTATTTCCCTATTATACCGAGATTAAAGCGTTTATTTGctaatcctaaagagtcaaagtTGTTGCGTTGGCATTCCGAAGAGCGTAAGGATGATGGAAAGTTAAGACATGTGGCGGATTCACCTCAGTGGAGAAACTTTGATTACGATTATCCCGATTTTGGAAACGAGGTTAGAAATATACGATTTGGTCTTAGTTCAGACGGTATCAATCCTTTCGGAAACATGAGTAGTCGTCATAGTACTTGGCCGGTTCTTTTATGCATCTACAACCTTCCTCCATGGCTATGCATGAAAAGAAAATACATAATGATGTCATTGTTAATTCAGGGTCCAAAACAACCTGGTAATGACATTGATGTTTATTTGTCTCCTTTGATTGATGACCTTAAAACCCTATGGAGCTCAGGTGTAGACATGTACGATGCTTATGAAAAGACGAACTTTAAGTTACGCGCCATGATTTTTTGCACCATAAGTGATTTCCCAGCATACGCCAATTTGTCAGGATATAGCACAAAAGGTAAACTAGCTTGTCCTGTGTGTGAAAATGAAACAAGCTCTATAAGATTAAAACATTGCAAAAAAACTGTGTATATGGGACATCGACGATTTCTTCCACGAGATCACCATTATCGAAGACTCACAGAAGAATTTGATGGAAATGAGGAGCTCCAAAGGGCTAGGAAAGTTTTTGATGCATTTTCACGGGTAGAAAATATGAATACCGTTCTAGGAAAAAGATCTCGTACCGAGACCAGAGACAATTGGAAAAAGAGGTCAATTTTTTGGGATTTGCCTTATTGGAAAAGTTTGGAAGTTCGACATTGCCTAGATGTTATGCATATTGAGAAAAATGTGTGCGATAGTTTGTTGGGCCTATTGCTAAACATTCCTGGAAAAACTAAAGATGGGATTAATGTTCGTAAAGACATGGAAGAAATGGGAATACGTAAAGACCTTGCCCCTGTTGAGAGAGCTAAGAGTATTTATCTCCCACCGGCATGTTATACCATGTCACGTGAAGAAAAAAGGAAGTTTTGTCAATGTTTACACGATATTAAAGTTCCATCTAGTTATTCAGCAAATATTAAAAGGCTGGTGTCGATGAAAGAATGTAAATTGCTCGGTATGAAGTCTCATGATTGCCATGTTTTGATGACACATATGATTCCTATTGCAATTCGCGGGTTGTTACCTAAGGAAGTCCGACATACAATCACAaaactttgtttgttttttaacatgATTCATTCAAAGGTTATTGATCCCGAAATGTTGGATAGTTGGGAGAAGGATATTTATATTACCCTTTGTGAACTAGAGATGTACTTTCCACCGTCCTTTTTTGATATAATGGTTCATCTAGTATCTCATGTCGTAAAAGAGATAAAGTCTTGTGGTCCTGTATTCCTACGATACATGTATCCCTTTGAAAGATACATGGGTGTGTTAAAAGGTTATGTGAGAAACACTAATCGACCAGAAGGTAGCATTGTTCAAGGGTATACATCCGAAGAGGCGACTGAGTTCTGCACAG GGTATTTAGAAGGCGTTAAAAGTATTGGTGTTCCTAAATCACGTCATTCAGGTCGACTTGCAGGCGTTGGAGGAGTTGGTAAGAGATTAATCACCCCACCATCTGATGAGATAAAAATTGCTCATTTTACAGTTTTACAACACATGACATGTATTGCTCCGTATATCAATGAACACAAGAGTATACTACGGTCAACACACTTGCGCAAGTCAGATAATTGGTATACCAAACAACATAACGAGGGGTTTTGTGATTGGTTGAAGAAAAAGGTGGAGGAAATTTATGGTGAACCAAATGTTGATAAAACTGTGGAGAAATTGGGGATGGGGCCAGATTTTAGAGTAATATCTTACCAAGGGTATGATATTAACGGTTATACATTTTACACTAAAAAACAAGATGATAAAAGTGCAACGCAAAATAGCGGAGTCACACAAATAGCCTCAAGTACAAAGGGTGACAAAATGATAATCGCCAAAGAATCATATTACGGTGTCATACAAGAAATTTGGGAGTTATCGTATGATTCATTCACAATACCTTTGTTTAGATGTAAGTGGGTCAATAATCGCACAGGTGTTAAAGTTGACGAACATGGTTTTACACTTGTCGACCTTACAACGGATGGGTATAAATCAGAACCATTCATTCTCGCAACTCAAGCCACACAAGTATTTTTTGTCAAAGACCCATGCAATCCAAGATACCATATAGTATTGCAAGGTAAGCGACGTATTCTTGGTGTTGATGATGTTGACGACGAGGAAGAATACAACCAGTTTGACGAATTACCACCATTTTCTGTCGGTATTCAACAGGGTAATGACTATATCACCGTTGGCACCTCATACTTACGACGATCTGACCACGACGACGGGATATCTATAGAAAAACCAACCCAAACCAAGAAGTCAAag ggTAAACAATGA